The Bactrocera dorsalis isolate Fly_Bdor chromosome 3, ASM2337382v1, whole genome shotgun sequence genomic interval ttCACGCGTCGAAGttcttttaaaactaaaattccgtTGAAAATTTTCTGCTTAACTTCCATTTTTGTGCAATTTCCCCATTACAgcttacaattaaaaaaaaatctaagcatataatataagtatgtatgtacacgaattttttcaaatcattCTTCTCTTTTTAACGTTGGTTTTGGCGCAAATATGCAAGTACTTCCCAACTAAAAAgcactttcatatacatacatacatacatatatagtattagCTTTAGTCGTCTAAGAACCACCTGCAGaccacacatgcatacatttgtatttgtggTTCGTTTTGGCGCGATTTCCCCGTTAAAACATATATTACCACcaattagaaaaaaactaactacttgcatattgcatacatatatgtacgtatgtaggtACAgtagaatatcgaaaaaattaaccaaaatgtcCCAAGAGTGTTTTAATATTTcgacaataattttttacaaagaaattcgGGGAAAACTTAACAGTTGTTTATCTTGCCAAACAAACGGTtgggtttgaaaaaaatagatatGTAAGTTCAAAAAGGTTAACCTAAAGTTAGCCGAAGGTTTAACATTCTCGCGGGTACACTTCTGCGCGATTCTACTGTACATTTTATCATTAGACTTGGCGCAATTTCTCCatgaaaacatatgtacatatgtatgtatatcagaaaAATCTAGTATGCAAATACTCAGCCAAAAACCACTTGCTGCAtaccacacatacatttgtattagCATTTGCGGTTCCTATTGGCGCGATTTCCCCGTTAAAACATATATTacctatattatatacatacatacctaaaaATCtaagtacaaacatacatacatttgaaaaGCCTAATATGCCAACTCAACCAAAAAgcgcatacatataagtattataaatacatttggCGCCATTTCCCCGTtgtaacatatttatattacctacaattagaaaaaatctaactacttgcatattttatacatatgtatgtacatataccgcaTATTTCATCGTTAAATTTGGCGCAATTCCtccatgaaaatatatataaaaaaaatctaatatctAAATCAGTGAAGCGCTTTACCTAGCCCGCGGGCGGCCGactttattgctctctcacagattcgctcacacgtattagtcaagTGCTCTCTATACATTGCGGAAAATTAATGTGCgtttgaaaatcacttgatcaacgactgttgaccgctacgcatgtaatttgtatgtgcgcgctgaTTAACAATTTTACTATGTTTAATATTGAGTgggaaaacaagtttttgttttccaaaaactTTTTCGGTAATGCTGAGGGTTTAGTTTGTAAACACATAACTAAACGAAATAGGGAGTACTATGTTAAAAGGCATTATAGCGGAAACCATTCTATTTATGAATCGGTAACGGGCAGTTCTAGAGAATTATTTATATGCCAACTAAAAAAACCGTTTTATGAGCAATTCATTGGGGGAAAACTCAAGCGTTCGTTATGCTCAACGAAAGGCTAGTTTTGCTGTTGCTTTAGAACTGACAAAGCAGGGAAGACCATTCGAGGACGgagttttttttaaagatatgtGTCAAAAGGTTTTTCAATGTTTCAGTACTATAGGTCAGGAAGTTTTCGCTGCTATTAGTTCAATACCTTTATCACGGACAACTATAACTCGACGCACTGAAGTAATAGGCcgacatatttataatatgacTATGCGAAGGGTGCAAGAAAGCAAGTATTTTTCCATTTCTATTGATGAGAGTACAGATATATCCGATGTGaaccaattaattatttatgtaaaaacggTAGATGAAAACTTCGATACAAAAGTGGACTTGCTTTCGGTTGTATCTATGCACGGCCATGTGACTGGGAACTTCGTATAAAGTTTTGCGGCTCCGAACTAGggggcctattctgtaactcgattcgaaaatgaattttctcgaattcgaattttttgtattcgGTAACTCTATTTACGGATTTTCAATCCGTAATTCGAAAAGTGAATCCGAATTAAGAAAATTTGCAACTATGTAATTCGAATTTGATTGTCAAATGTACTCGAGTTTCgtataaaatattcgttagCTTATGAGTTGTAGAATAAAGacgttttaaaaaatgtaagtattttaataagttttattGCATATTATACTATAgataagtttaataaaaaattatatatttaataggaACTCGGTTAGCAAAAGTCAGCACACTAAACAAAGCCAATTTGAAATAATGGTGGAGTTTATGGAAGCACATCCAAACTTGGCCAAAGGCTACGTAAAATGTGCCGACGCTAAACAAACAAGTAAACATTTATGGGAGCGgttaagtgaaaaattaaatggagATGGACCACCCATACGGGACATGCTTTCGTGGAAAAAGGTAAATTTCtgtgtgaacaaaattattttgcttttatacGTTACCTGTGCtttgatttctatttatttattttttttttcacttaaggTTTGGGCAGGTGGGCCTGCAAAAGTTTATTCATCAATGCAGTTGAATTAAGAGCATTTGATTTACTGCAGATAAACCAAGCGGTAGATGGGATGGTAGATGCTCAAAAGTTCGGTGCGGGAACAAGTGAAGTCACACAAAGCTACCATTGTGAAACCACGGATCCAAGCACTCATAATAACTTAAGTGGTTTACAAAATTTAGAGGAACTGCCACCAAGCACTCATAATAACATAAGTGATTTACAAAATTTAGAGGAACTGCCACCTTTTACACCACCTTATCGCCCCCAAACGTCACCAAAATGTAGCACTGTGCGCTCACGTACctcaagtaaaaaaaatctattgaaaATGCAAGTAGACGGGCAAATGAAGTTTCACAATGATTTTACAAAGATTTTAAAAGACGtgaattacaatttaaaatctttagttaaatataataaaaaacttgttgaacaaaatgaagaaaaaatagaacTAGAAAGGCAAAAACTAAAGTTTGAAAAGTTAAAACatgaatacaaaattaaaagcgACAGGGAAAGGAACAATATAAGACTTGCAAAACTGAAAATCAAGGAACAAATGTTAAATGTTAATACCCgttaattttacttataatatttataatgaatatttgaaagaaatgaaataaatggatTGCTTTTtagttactttatttaaattacgAACGCAAGCTTATTTTAATTCGGTCTCGTATTGTTTGCGCAATTCGTGAAAACTCGTTTTGATCACCGTTGGGTAAAGCAAAACTAGATCGTTCTTCATTAGTTTCAATTACTGTTGGTGCTTCAACGTTGTATATGAGGCAAATGTTATGCAGGGCACAACaaacattcaaaattttaacaactttttttggTGCATAGTGAAGCTCTCTTCCAGCAAGCAGGCATCGAAAACGACTTTTTAAAATTCCAAATACACGCTCGATTATTGATCttgcttttgtaaatttttcattgtACAAACTTTCTAGTGAATTTTCTTCTGCATTGCGGTAAGGCGTAAGGAGCCATGGCTCTAATGGATATCCAGAATCACCTTAAATTGGatagataataaataattagtaaGCCTTTAGACTATATATAAATGCAAGTACAAGCGGTTTAAATAAAATCACCGACCAATTAACCATGAAGATTTATCTCCATTTTGGTAGTTGGATAGCATGTATTGTCGTTCTTTTGAAAGGCTCCATACGTGGGCATCATGCGCTGCTCCACCATAAACTCCATTTACAGCTCTTATATACATGTTATGGTCACAAATCTAATTataaagtataagtataagtctgaATAAAACGTCGTAATATAAACTTACCACCATAGCATTGACGCTATGCTTTAGCTTTCGATTAAAAAAGAGATGCTCATCTTTCACTGGTCTAACCATCTGGATGTGAGTTCCATCAACAGCACCTATTATTCCTGGTAAtccaaattttgaataaaaataatttttagcatCACGCTTTTCTTGTGAgttcatttcaaattttatgtgTTTCGGACACATTGTTTTTTCAATAGCGTTCAAAACTTCTGCAATACATTTAGATGTAGTGGACTGTGCTAACCCTGCAAACCGGTCTTGCCCTATTTGATGTTGATAGCCCCCTTGACCAAGGAATTTTAGAGTAGCAGCAAGTTTTATAGCTGGATTTATTGCCGTGGATCTTATAGGTACCGTTAGTTCTTCAGTTATGCCTCTTAAGACATAATCAAAGGCTTCCTTAGAAAGTCTAAAGTTTTGTATGAAGCTATAATCCCAAATGTAAAAACAGTTTATAACCGATTataacatatgtaaaaataaattacctTTTTTGCGATAATTCcataatattaaattcatttcttatACATCTTCTCGTAATTCTTTCCTCAATAATTTCCTCGTCCTCCATCCACAATGCAACGGAatccatatttttcaaataaatttaaactttatttcattttattttgacatttagcATTCGAAAGTACTGGCACAGGGTGGTACAATTTTCGTATATTTATAAACTGAATTCGACTTTTTTACAGAATGCTAAAACACATTCGAGTCGAATATCAAATTCGAATAGAATTTACTTTCGAATCGAGATACAGAATAGGCCCCTAGATTTAGATAagttggttcaaaaccatgaaaatattgatttttagttttttgatacagcCGTTTAGATAAAAACgtcaacataaattcaatacttaaaattttttgaattttaatttctttttgacacgtgaattgtctttatttttgtaattgataaaaaat includes:
- the LOC125777769 gene encoding putative nuclease HARBI1 is translated as MDSVALWMEDEEIIEERITRRCIRNEFNIMELSQKSFIQNFRLSKEAFDYVLRGITEELTVPIRSTAINPAIKLAATLKFLGQGGYQHQIGQDRFAGLAQSTTSKCIAEVLNAIEKTMCPKHIKFEMNSQEKRDAKNYFYSKFGLPGIIGAVDGTHIQMVRPVKDEHLFFNRKLKHSVNAMVICDHNMYIRAVNGVYGGAAHDAHVWSLSKERQYMLSNYQNGDKSSWLIGDSGYPLEPWLLTPYRNAEENSLESLYNEKFTKARSIIERVFGILKSRFRCLLAGRELHYAPKKVVKILNVCCALHNICLIYNVEAPTVIETNEERSSFALPNGDQNEFSRIAQTIRDRIKISLRS